GATTTGAATCTCACTAACTGGGCATTTGCTTTCCTCCCTCTTTTCTGTCTAATAGCCTGCCTGGCTGGGCTGCTATAGCCTACCTACCATGGTAGAATCAACATCTCTTAAAATTGAGGTAGCAAATACATCTTAACCACTTCTATgtagtaattaattaagaaacaACCTCATCTTAATTCTACCTATCAAGTCAAGATTAAGTAAAACGTGTAAAAACAGGACTTTTCAAAACCATAAATTTCATTGGCGGGGATTCTGCCAATGAAACTACAAAGGAACACATGAATAAACATAGACATGGCATTAATTTCGAATTTTTGTCGTTGAACTTCAAATGACTGCTGCCTTGGTCCAGCGGTTACTTTACATTAACCCCCCATTGGTTCATCGGTCATACATCCTACATATCGAAAGAAGAGGTGCAGTGCAGACCAATAACGAGGCAGCAAAACTATTGCTTCGTTTCAGTATGGAAGACGAGAAGAAGCTTTCTAAGCTAAGCATGAACCTGCAAACGACATTCTTACAGTTACTCCCCGCCCCAATCCGAATATCGTGATATGTGgcatcttttttctttttcttcattacATGGTAAAGGTAATGTTTTAGAATAAAGCAGATAGATTTCACTAAATCGATAAGGTAGATTTTACACACTTGAGATTATACTTATATTTCCTAATCCCCTACAAGTTTTACAATCTTCTCAATTCACACCACTCTTATTCCACAAAATCTAATGACTCCTGGAGCATAAATATTGAGAATACCCACTCATGATTTCGATTTCTGACAACCATGTTCTTACAAGCCTTAACCCTCTCGTTTAAATAACCAAAACATCCCAACACGACCAATAAAATATTGATCGAGTGGTAAGTAACTCCGACCCCATAAAGAAGATAACCAAGTTCGAGTCCCAGAAAACGCACTTGTTGGGAGAGAAAATATCCTTTCATGCTCAATCGATTTTCCGAAATTGCGAGAGTAATGTCTctcataatttttctattaaaaaattccTGACACgaccaaaatatcaaaaaatatcgctaaaaaaatatatttcccCTTTGAATACTGTCtaaaattacacgaaatcgaAATAAGTGGAAACAAAACAAGAATTGCCCAAGATCTGCTTGAACCGACCTTTATTGCCATCTCACTGCTGTCCGTTGCCCGAATTGTGCTCTGTTGCGGCAATGCTGCTCTTTGCGGTGGCATTGGTCTGCTTCCAGCTCACTTCTTCGTTCCGGTCAATCTTGTTCCCGTTTTCGAATTTTTGGATTTCATCATTGGACGTTTAGTGGCTCGCTGGGATGAGTTACCAGTCTACATGAAATTGGATACGAAGTTATCCAATAACtcatgttaaaaaaaattaacaaaaaccACGTTCAAAAATATTTCACCAATCACTGCTTGAAAAACCTACTGAAAAAGCATGTATCATGTTGTACTGCACTTCCAAGCAAACTCAAAGCAGCGTgagaattaatgaaataaaaaatagtagCATGCACTTCCAATTAATACGATTCTTAATATGAAATCAAATCTAAATCTCTAAAATCTCAAGTATGATATTATTCGTCGTCAACTATATTCTTTTCtaattacataaaatataaCATATACTAGAAAAGCTATAAATGAagtatatatcatttttttataaaatgcaATGACATttattcaaatatattatCAGTCAGAgtaaattgcaaaaaaaaaaaaacaattggTTTCACTTTTTCTCGACTCTatcactttttcatttttatttcaaatttgtcGTGCCATTTATCGCTGTTACCATTCCACCGTTAAATGATGATGTCTCACGCCCGCTTGCAATGTCATCAATTTGATAAATctgagaaaaatatgaaatcagGCGTTTTATTTGGCATATTACTAATACAAAttgaatgaaaagaaaatcttagTCCTAGAATATAGTGTCGATTCTTAGGTAAAATTCATAGCCATTTCAAGAataaatgttaaaaaaaatcgatCTAGATCGTTAAAATCCTAGTCAAATTAATTTTGGTTCGAAAATTGATTTTAGAAGTACCGatacaattttgaaaaataaattagacaACCTCAAAATTGAGTATGAAAATCATGTGTTTAAACTAATCGAACAAATTGGATTTTCCACCTCAGGTATAACATGAGGACGGGACCCCTTCTTGAGGTGTTCTTTTAACCTGAACTCTCATACTattcaaattaaaatgataTGTTTGAATGGAGGTGTTTGAGAGTTTCAAAAGTTTCAAATTGTTACAAAttcctttaaaaattttatcttaGAGAATTTTATAAAGATTTTGGAGGGATTATAAATCGTTTCAAACACACTTAAATGTCACTATTTCAAaacatcaaaattaaaatgacaTGTTTGAATTGAGCTATTTGAGAGTTTTCAAAAGTTTGAAGATGTTACAAATTCCttaaaaattttgtattttataaaGATTTTGGAGGGATTATAAATCCTTTCAATCACCCTTATATGTCACTATTTCAAAACATCAAAATTGGTGGGTTAGTGATATTCTTACGCTTAGTCATCGAAAAATTCAAAGTACTTGCCAACTCGCTTAGGAGGacttatgaaaatataaaggGTCGATACATAGTGACTTGTTGACCGCCATAGCCACCGACATGGAGGGTAggattttttcttcattttttccactaaaaaaatacaagatgTCCTTAGACTATTAGCtatagtgatttttttttttttgataagtataGTGATTTGTTATTGTACGCTACATCGGAGAGCAGAACCTTAATTAAATACTTATGTTTCGTATGACTAAATTACCAAGTAATTTGCGACCgattaaaagaaagaaatcgaGAACAAATTGTCTTGGCACATCAAGTCAAAAGAGGTAACAATATTCTTCAATTAACAAAGTCAAGGATAAGCCTTTTTtaacattaatttttcaaaatgtcgTTATCAGTTGAAATGCGATGAACCTTCCCAAAACCCACAACGTTGACTTTGAAGAAAACGAATCTACGTTCGTTCATTCGCAACTCGTTGACTGCATAACCTGCAGACAAATATTGGAACTAAATTCATTTAACATTCACAACCATCAAAGTTTCTAATGCGCCCATAATAAATAGCAGCGGATGTCTAACATATATAGCCCTTCTGGGAGATGAGTTACCAATCTAATGTTCTCAGTTTGACAGATTAGAAGGTATCTATCTACGAGAAATGGGTACGAGATTATCCGAAGCAGCTCGTACAGGGAACATCGAGTACTTGCACTACCTTGTTCAAAATGATCCTCTGATACTCGAGACCGCAGCTCTAGAAGTCGGACAGACTCCATTACATGTTGCTGCTCTAGCAGGTCAAGTCGGATTTGCACACGAGATCTTAAAGTTGAGGCCCGAGTTAGCGGAAGAGATGAACCCAGATGGTCTCACACCGTTACACATAGCATCAGCCAAGGGGAACCTCGAGATGGTAAGGGAGCTGCTGAAACTAAGTCCTCAGCTGTGCCTTTCAAAGGGCAAGGAGAGAAGGATTCCTCTGCACTATGCAGCTCTCAAAGGGAGAGCCGAGGTCTTGAAAGAGCTGCTCTCGGCTTGTCCGGAATCGATCGAGGAAGTCACGGCCCGAGGCGAGACTACACTCCACCTTGCGGTGAAGAGCAGACAGTTTGAGATTTTCACTTTGCTGGTGGAGGAGCTAAAGTGTACTAACAGAGTGAGCATTCTGAATCGGAAGGATGTGCAAGGCAATACTGTTTTGCACATCGCAGTTTCAGCAAGGCAATACGAGGTAAATATATGTTCATATTAGTTTCCAGCTAATCTTCTTATTCTGAGAAACAATTACGCCTTCTTATCCTGTTTTGCCTTCTGTTTTTACGGGCGCTACTCTAATTAACTGAGGCAATTTATGAGCAGGTAGTAGACTTCATCCTCAACGGGAAAACAGTCAACAAGGAATTGGTGGAAGTGAATGCAGTGAACCAAATGGGCCTAACTGCTCTCGATGCCCTATCGGTTTTCACAAGTGAAGCAGGAGACAAGGAAATCGGTGACATCCTCATTCTCGCTGGTGCTACGAGCATGCGAATAGCCACAGAATCACCAGAGGATCGTACCTCTGACACACCATCGAACAATTGCCCAAGAACTAGAACCGGTATGTGGTGGCAACGAGTGATATACTACCTCAAATGCGACAGTAACAAGTGGTTCgaatatttcaaattcaaGAAGGACCGGGACTCCCCAGATGACGTGAGGACCGCCCTTCTGGTGGTGGCTGCCCTCATCACGACCGCCACCTACCAAGCTGTGCTTCAGCCCCCAGGCGGGCTGTGGCAGGACAATTTGGGGGGCCCTGTTAGCAGCACTACAAATAACACCACATCAGATGAGATTTTCACCAAACCACATAAGGCTGGACAGGCTATTCTGGGCAACCTCAATCCCGTTTCTTACATCCTCTTCCTGGTCTTCAACTCGCTTGGATTCTTTGCTGCAATTCAGATGATCATGTATCTGACCACCCGGTTTCCTCTGCAGTTAGAGCTGAGGATTGCGTTGTATGCTCTAATCGCGACATACGATACCGCAATGGGAGCCCTCACTCCCAACACTTTCTTCAACTTCTTCTTTGTTGGCCTTTCTATTATTCTACCCATCCTGATGGCCGTTCTGTCGGAATGGTTAAGAAAATGATCAGGGAGCAGTTCTTCGCCATATATTTATGTTCGATACCTACTTGTACGAAGAcccatatatgatatatatgaatCTGATTATATTTTTGTCTATACTTGTTTAAAGAAGCTTTTGATTATGTATGCTTTTTTACATGTCCATGGAGATAAGTCTAAAATATGGCAGCCAGCAAGTCAAGAAAGCTTTGCCTTCCTGAGAAAGAGCCACAGTTAGTCCCGCCTTTCCGTAACTCACTACAAAGAAGGTGCCTGCACggtcatttttctttctttctgtgTGTGTTTTGTACGTGTCTTTTACTTTCTGTTACTTCGTACATTGTAGGTGACAAAAAATCTCTCCTATAGTATATGTACATTCGTGAAAAATATAACTAGAAGTACGAGTGTCCCAGGCCATGTTTGGTGGTTGAGATAAGAGGTGTGATGAGATTTTGAAAATCCGTATCTTGTGTTTGAAGACTTGATAGGGTTTGGATTTGGCATTTGACTGgattaaataaacaaaaggcAAAAGTTTTGACCAATTGCAACTATTGTAACCTCACTCTTGTATTTCCAGTAAATATCCGCAATATAACGGCTCATCTAAAGTTCCGAATCACAAACTGTCACATACAGAGCCCGGTAATCTCACCACCGAGCACTGGCATTGCTAGCACCATGGATGTCCTTTGAGGAAGACTCGCTGTTACTTATTTGATTTGCTTGCAGACTCCACAGCTAGCCAAAGGGAGCTGCAGAAGTCCATCAAGCCCAAGTCTCATATCCTCTGTGCAAGATACTCTCTCGTCTCTACCGTTTCTATTTTCCATGAGCACACATTTGATCTGAACCCCCCCGTTTCTATTTTCCATGAGCACACATTTGATCTGAACCCCCTCGGCCATCAATGCTATTCGACCCAATGACATCAAATTTCCCTGTACATGTGACACTTCTGGGTCATCAAATTGGAAAGGCATCAGCTCAAGGCAGCCATCTGTAAGACAGCAGACACATGCTCATTTCATTTCACTGGCCGTACCCCGACAGTTCTTACACGGAACCGATACTGAGGTACAGACTCCTCTTCATCTTCGTCGTTGCTTTCATCTTCACTGGAATTGTCTTCGACACTATCCCATCGTGCATAGTCTAGCGCCGAATGTCCCTTTGGCTTTGGAATTGCTTGCCACCCATTAGAGCTTACCTTCTTGCCCTGTGCCAGTGGAACGGTGACTTCAGGAGTGGGTGGAATGCTTGCAGGCCACACTTCTTTATCAAGCCCTTGTTCAGATGATTTATGGTCACTCTCTGCTTCAAGTGCAATACCTTCAGCACCAGATGATGTACTGCTGCTAATATCATTTCTCTcgatattttctaaatttggAAATGTAGCTGCTGCAATTCCTCCGGTCTCATGCTTGGGTAAGACATTGGCATCATTTCTCCTGCAATCTTTTGCATTTAtatcttcctcctcttcttctgccTCTGCTTCAGATTCAGGTATTGGAGCCAATGACTTTCCTTGAgcaaaaagaaatcaaatccTTCACTAACATGAAAGAGAAGGtataaaaacaaattaatgaCAGTGCCGATTAAGAATCCATCCATGATACTTCTCATAACATATTTTAGATGCATCAACTtatcaaaagaatattttaGCTGCATCTTCCAGGAAGTAGAAGAAGGGAGAAGAGAAATACTCTGACTGGCCCTGATATTGCATAACCTAGCTAATAGAAGCTAAGGACACTGCAAACACCGAGACACTAGAATTTGGTTTTTCCATCTGTGACTGATACATTTtcgttttcccttttctttttgactCATGTATTGCTGAAGACCCATGAACACCCCTTGCCAATGGGAGAAGGTACATTCATGCATCATTTGCACAAGTGTGGGTGGCCTCCAAGGACCCCATATCAAGAAGGGATCAACCCAGCGACCTTTATCAGTTTGCAGTTAAGGGCAAGTTGTTGAACCATATCCGCTAAATACTGGAGGTTTAAAATGCATTTCCAACCCCAATACTTCTTAAAGCTAAGACAAGTAGAAAAAAGCAAGGATATTGCAAACTCACAAATCAGTAAAGCAGGTGCATTCATCGAAAAAGCTAGCCCTATAATAGTGTGATTGTGATATCATtcacaaattaattattttcctgAAGTTCGACCACTCccaaaagacaatatgaaaattatgaataatatCACAGAGAATCAGGAGATGTCATACCAACTGTGTCCTCAGGCGGGCTTCAAGGTTTCTATAGACCTCAGAAGAAGAATTTAGTTCCATGAGCCTATTTACATCAAACAATGCTGAGTGATACTCCTTGAGAGTGACCAAGGTCTGTGCTCGCAGCATCAGTGCTCCCGTGTGATCGCGGTCAAGCTCAAGCACCGATGTACATTCTTCTGCCGCCTATGTAAGAAATAAGAAGGTGTGAAATAATGAGAGAAGCTTGAAGTAAAAATTACTTCAACAGCAGACACTGCAATTCCAGATAAGCATTAGGGGCCAACTTATAAGGCAGCCTGGTTCCAAGTGCAGAATCAACCAATCGACCAACAATTTAAGCCTCTATAGTTGGATTCTCATTCAAGGATAACAGAAAACTCTGTTTAGTCTCCCATGGTGAAAAGAGTTATTGCCTTCCAATTAGAGAGAAgacaaaaagaaacaaattgTGGTATCTCGACCGATTCACACAGCAAATACAAACAATACATTTTAAATCGACGCAGCATTCTATGCCGAATGGTCAACCGTCCCGATTGTAACTATGTGCTTGATGAATGGCATCTTATTTTAATCCtgaatgaatgagtgaatttCCCATCAGAGACAGTACATAGGATAATTATTCATTGATGGAGTGAAGTAGGGCTGCTCAACTCAGCTTAGCTCGCAACAAAGACATCCAACATCTCAGCAATGTGTAAATGCAGAGCAATCTTAGTAACAGGTCTCAAGGAAGGAAGTAACCACTGGCAGCAGAGCAGAATGAAAAGAAAGGGATGGGATGAGATGGGACCGACCTTTCTGAAATCATGCAATTTCAAATAGCAGGCAGCTCGATTGCTGTGAAGGGCAATCCTCTGGGGATTGGTTTTGGCCATGGAGAGGGCTTCCGTGTAGAACCCCAGAGCTTCCTGATAGCATCCATCCCTGTACATCTGGTGAGCTCTCTCGATCTTGTTCAATGGCGACGCCATTATTATAACCACCCCCAAGAAATCCTAGACCTTTGGAAAGCTCTCTTTGAAGAGATGGGGTTGATTCTCTAACAAGCAGATATGGGCATGGGGCCATATAAAATGTTGACTTGAATCTCACTAACTGGGCATTTGCGTCCCTCCCTCTTTTCTGTCTAACAGCTTGCCTGGCCGGGCTGCTATAGCCTACCTACGATGGTAGAATCAATATCTCTTAAATTGAGGTAGCAAATTCATCTGAACCACTTCTATGTagtaattaattgataaaCAACCTCATCTTAATTCTACCTATCAAGTCAAGATTAAGTAAAATGTGTAAAAACAAAACCATAAATTTCATTATCGCGGGGATtctaaatgaaattataaagGAACACATGAACAGACATAGACATGGCATTTCGAAGTTTTATCATTGAAATTCAAATGACTGCTGCCTTGGTCCAGTGATTACTTTAAAttaaaaccccattgattcaTCAGCTAGACATCCTACTCATCGAAAGAAGGGGTGCAGTGCAAACCAATAACGGAGCAACTATTGCTCCGTCTCAGTATGGGAGCAAGAAGAAGCTTTCTAAGCTAAGCATGGACCATCAAAGCTGTATGGCTTATGAGAAGAGAGTTTTGATCATGTTTACTTTGCTAACATATTAACTGTACTGAACTATCAATCCAACGGAATCGCCACAAACCACATCAAATAAACATTTATATGTCCGAAAATCACTACTACATGAAAGAAACAAAGGCTCATCACCCAGACATACGTACATATTGAATGAACTCGCATACTCTTGCTCGGAAACAACAAGATATGTCAAAAGTAAAATGCATGGAAACCTCAAAAGTGCATTCAGATCCACAGTCATTCACCCAATACACTcggggaaaagaaaatcttcGACTCAAAACATCAAAAAATTCTACCTAACATGCATGAGATTGGAAAAGATACTACCCAATAGAAAACAAACTCTAGAAAGcgtcaaaagaaaagaatcgCACAATCACAAGATGATTTCGAGAGATGAGAGGCTGCAATCGGGAAGCATAGAGTGATGGTGGGGAGCTGAAGCCCACCAATCAACTGGAAATTAAACAAGATAGATGATGATCCATGAACAGTAAAGTGAATCACATGAACTGACGAACAAATCCGAGCGATTGACAAAACCAACGAGAGCAAAGACTAGGAGGGAAAGAGCATCGCGTCTGCCTTAccacatagagagagagagagagagagagagagagaaggggggaGGGAGAGCCGCGGGGAGAGAGGCGGGGTGTAATAAaagttttattaaaatataatgtgATGCCTGCCGTAATAAATGTGTTTAATTTTGAAggtgagttgaattgagttgagttttgattttaattggtttgtaatgattgtgtcgttgaattatgagaaaaaatgtgaaaagataataaataatttatagaaattaataattaagtaatgattgtgaatggtaaaaaaaataatgaatagttgagagaatttaatattaaaatttgaatttaattgttaaaaaattttaaaaaaatgaaaaaagtaatattatgttgttgaattgaaaataagtgaaattaagttgagttgagttgaaatttttttaaaaaccaaacacacatatatttatttctctaaatttaattatttttctattttaattattttttattatttactttctacacttttaaatactttttgtttcaattcttttttttctttttcttggttcgATTTCGTTCAATacctttaattatttttctgtgTAGGTccttttatcaaaataattaagataaatttaattttgatcatCAACgttttttttactattccATTtgtcctaattcttttttgtgCGTCAAATATTGCCTCAACGTTAAATGTCTTATCAACATAATatatctaaaataaaaattactttttcattctttttagTCAAGAAAATTATAGTAGTAGtcataaaaatttattgttttttgaCATTTGAGTcctaaaaatttaactttgaaAAACGAGTCCTAAAcatttaataaataagaaactCTTAGTCATTTCCGTAGCCCGCTATCACGGAATTGCTGACATGTATTTCACAACATTGAGTTTGCCCTACCTGGCCATTAATCATTCACGTGGCTATTTTTTATTGGCCGAAAccaaaaaacacataaaattgaaaattgaaaattgaaaaataaactaaaagaaataataaaaga
The sequence above is drawn from the Punica granatum isolate Tunisia-2019 chromosome 5, ASM765513v2, whole genome shotgun sequence genome and encodes:
- the LOC116208294 gene encoding ankyrin repeat-containing protein BDA1-like, coding for MGTRLSEAARTGNIEYLHYLVQNDPLILETAALEVGQTPLHVAALAGQVGFAHEILKLRPELAEEMNPDGLTPLHIASAKGNLEMVRELLKLSPQLCLSKGKERRIPLHYAALKGRAEVLKELLSACPESIEEVTARGETTLHLAVKSRQFEIFTLLVEELKCTNRVSILNRKDVQGNTVLHIAVSARQYEVVDFILNGKTVNKELVEVNAVNQMGLTALDALSVFTSEAGDKEIGDILILAGATSMRIATESPEDRTSDTPSNNCPRTRTGMWWQRVIYYLKCDSNKWFEYFKFKKDRDSPDDVRTALLVVAALITTATYQAVLQPPGGLWQDNLGGPVSSTTNNTTSDEIFTKPHKAGQAILGNLNPVSYILFLVFNSLGFFAAIQMIMYLTTRFPLQLELRIALYALIATYDTAMGALTPNTFFNFFFVGLSIILPILMAVLSEWLRK
- the LOC116208298 gene encoding protein unc-45 homolog A, with the protein product MASPLNKIERAHQMYRDGCYQEALGFYTEALSMAKTNPQRIALHSNRAACYLKLHDFRKAAEECTSVLELDRDHTGALMLRAQTLVTLKEYHSALFDVNRLMELNSSSEVYRNLEARLRTQLSLAPIPESEAEAEEEEEDINAKDCRRNDANVLPKHETGGIAAATFPNLENIERNDISSSTSSGAEGIALEAESDHKSSEQGLDKEVWPASIPPTPEVTVPLAQGKKVSSNGWQAIPKPKGHSALDYARWDSVEDNSSEDESNDEDEEESVPQYRFRVRTVGVRPVK